From one Suricata suricatta isolate VVHF042 chromosome 8, meerkat_22Aug2017_6uvM2_HiC, whole genome shotgun sequence genomic stretch:
- the ATF7IP2 gene encoding activating transcription factor 7-interacting protein 2 isoform X3, translating to MALYHYTFVKTRGASTTKNEPHRVWTLTAVMMCQYSNNDDVMLISLESPILTAPITSNPTGTGKTKSESSNGSSDAETEVKAVEKKFDSVIDLTEEAPSKRSTERSASTFISPTKVVSTSKETRPVAQNAAQAPEPCEHLPPLPEPPAMLPELAEKTRDTLPPQKPELRVKRVLRPRGIALTWNITKINPKCAPVESYHLFLCHENPTHKLVWKKIGEIKALPLPMACTLSQFLASNKYYFTVQSKDIFGRYGPFCDIKCIPGFSEDLT from the exons ATGGCTCTGTATCATTACACATTCGTCAAAACCCGTGGAGCATCGACCACGAAGAATGAACCCCATAGAGTGTGGACTTTGACAGCGGTAATGATGTGTCAGTACAG TAACAATGATGATGTTATGTTGATTTCTCTGGAAAGTCCTATTTTGACAGCTCCAATTACATCAAATCCAACAG GTACTGGAAAAACTAAATCAGAAAGTTCTAACGGTTCATCTGATGCTGAAACAGAAGTGAAG GCTGTAGAGAAGAAATTTGATTCTGTGATCGATCTGACAGAGGAAGCCCCATCAAAACGCAGCACAG AAAGGTCAGCATCTACCTTCATATCACCTACAAAAGTGGTTTCGACCTCCAAAGAGACCAGGCCGGTGGCACAAAATGCAGCTCAG GCTCCGGAGCCCTGTGAGCACCTGCCGCCCCTCCCAGAGCCGCCAGCCATGCTGCCCGAGCTCGCAGAAAAAACGCGAGACACGCTTCCTCCCCAGAAGCCCGAGCTCCGAGTGAAGCGGGTGCTGAGACCCAGGGGCATCGCGCTGACCTGGAACATCACCAAAATCAACCCCAAGTGCGCGCCCGTGGAAAGCTACCACCTCTTCCTCTGCCACGAGAACCCTACCCACAAGCTGGTTTGGAAGAAAATCGGAGAGATTAAAGCCCTGCCGCTCCCAATGGCCTGTACTCTATCTCAGTTTTTAGCCTCCAACAAATACTACTTTACcgtccaatcaaaagacatttttGGACGATATGGGCCATTTTGTGATATAAAATGTATCCCGGGCTTTTCTGAAGACCTCACCTAA
- the ATF7IP2 gene encoding activating transcription factor 7-interacting protein 2 isoform X4: protein MGERSASTFISPTKVVSTSKETRPVAQNAAQAPEPCEHLPPLPEPPAMLPELAEKTRDTLPPQKPELRVKRVLRPRGIALTWNITKINPKCAPVESYHLFLCHENPTHKLVWKKIGEIKALPLPMACTLSQFLASNKYYFTVQSKDIFGRYGPFCDIKCIPGFSEDLT, encoded by the exons ATGGGAG AAAGGTCAGCATCTACCTTCATATCACCTACAAAAGTGGTTTCGACCTCCAAAGAGACCAGGCCGGTGGCACAAAATGCAGCTCAG GCTCCGGAGCCCTGTGAGCACCTGCCGCCCCTCCCAGAGCCGCCAGCCATGCTGCCCGAGCTCGCAGAAAAAACGCGAGACACGCTTCCTCCCCAGAAGCCCGAGCTCCGAGTGAAGCGGGTGCTGAGACCCAGGGGCATCGCGCTGACCTGGAACATCACCAAAATCAACCCCAAGTGCGCGCCCGTGGAAAGCTACCACCTCTTCCTCTGCCACGAGAACCCTACCCACAAGCTGGTTTGGAAGAAAATCGGAGAGATTAAAGCCCTGCCGCTCCCAATGGCCTGTACTCTATCTCAGTTTTTAGCCTCCAACAAATACTACTTTACcgtccaatcaaaagacatttttGGACGATATGGGCCATTTTGTGATATAAAATGTATCCCGGGCTTTTCTGAAGACCTCACCTAA